CGTGCCTCTGATGCTTTCCCGCAAAACGGCGGAGCTTTCGGCAGTCGGAAAGAAAGAAAAAGAGATCGCCGCCGCGGTTACGGGAGCCACACTTTTTTCCTTGGGGATCGCCTTTCTTCTGACCCTCGGCGCGATCCTTTTCCGTGGAAGAATCGCCGCCGCGTTTTCGGACGGACGAAGCGTCAAGATCTTTTACATCATTTTGCCCGCCTTATTCAGCACCGTTCTTTATCAAATCTTCCGCGGCTATCTGATGGGGCGCGGGCGATATCTCGAATACAGTTTAACGGAGTTTTCGGAAGAGATCATCAAGATCGTCGTTTGCCTGACCTTTTTATCGAACGCCTTCGTCATCCTTTCCGAAAGCGTCGCGCTTGCGATCGCGTTTACCGTCACCGATTACGCCGTCCTCGCGATCCTTTTGATCCTGTATTTCGCGCGTGGAGGAAGATTCGGGAAGCCCAAGGGAACGAAAGAACTCGTTAAAGCAAGCGCGCCCGTTACCGTTATGCGGATCGCCTCGGGGCTGATCTCGTCCTTTATCGCGATCGCATTGCCCGCCGCGCTCGTCCGAACGGGCTTAACGGCGGGAGAAGCCGCGGCGGAGTACGGAAGAGCGGTCAGTATGGCGTTTTCCCTGCTGTTTGCGCCCTTGTCGCTGACGGGAGCGTTATCCGTCGTCATTCTGCCCGAGGCTGCCGCCCTCGCCGCCAAAAACAACTGGAAAGAACTTCGGACGCGCGTGGACG
Above is a window of Clostridia bacterium DNA encoding:
- a CDS encoding oligosaccharide flippase family protein, which gives rise to MRSIRRSTLFIMLFSILTRLTSFFFKIFLSRKVGAEVLGLFQMATSVFGLFCTIASSGVPLMLSRKTAELSAVGKKEKEIAAAVTGATLFSLGIAFLLTLGAILFRGRIAAAFSDGRSVKIFYIILPALFSTVLYQIFRGYLMGRGRYLEYSLTEFSEEIIKIVVCLTFLSNAFVILSESVALAIAFTVTDYAVLAILLILYFARGGRFGKPKGTKELVKASAPVTVMRIASGLISSFIAIALPAALVRTGLTAGEAAAEYGRAVSMAFSLLFAPLSLTGALSVVILPEAAALAAKNNWKELRTRVDDSIIFIFILTVLFYALFITLGESYGLILFKDAGAGKFISAASGMMIPAALSGLINTTLNSLGEEKKVFFAFVIAAALLIAEILILPRYIGVYALAVGECTFNTVTFIMGLCFLWRKKAFTAKIFRPAVGSMLFAFPTALMT